The sequence CACCAACGCCCAGGGGCAGGCGGATGTCGCGGGACTACCTATCGGCCTCTACCGCGTCACGGAGACCTCGGCGCCGGCAGGCAACCAGATCACCACCGAGCCCTTCTACGTCACGCTGCCGATGACCAATCCGCAGGACCGGTCCAGCTGGATGTACGACGTCCACGTCTACCCCAAGAACCAGAAGCAGACCGACGTGATCTCCAAGAAGGTCATCGACGAAAGTGCGGTGATCGAGGGCCGCAACATCCAGTACGACGTGACGGGCAAGCTGCCTAGCTCCCAGAAGCTGGCCCGGGCCGAGCTCGTGGACGTCTACCCCGCCGACCGCCTGGGCACCCCACAGGTCACCAAGGTCACCTACGGCGACGGCACGCAAGCCAACCCATCCGACTACACACTCGATACCAGCACCCCCGGCCAAGCCAAGGTCAAGTTCACCCAATCCGGCCTGGCCAAGCTGGACACCCTCCAAGGGGATAACCGCAAGGCCACCGCGACGTTCAGCTTCCCGGTGACGAAGAGCCAAGGAACCGGGCCGCTCAACCCGATCGAGAACCGCGCCCTCGTGATCGCCAAGGGTGAAGGGGACAATACCCCGGACCCGGATCCTGACAACCCCGATGACCCCAGCGTGATCCCCCCGGGCAAGGGCCCCGAAAGCTACTTCGGCAACGTCAAGGTCTCCAAGACCGACGAGAACAACACCCTGCTCAATGGCGTGGGCTTCGATCTGTACCGCTGCGCCGACAAGGACAACCTCGGCGAGAAATTGGCGGAGAATTTGACCACCCAGAACGGTTCACTGACCATTAACGGCCTGCACGTCAACGACTTCGTCAACGGCGCCGCCGGGCAAACGGATCCGTCCGGTTACTGCCTGGTGGAGGTGAAGGCCGCCGAGGGCCACTCCCTGCTCGCGGAACCCGCCTACTTCCAAGTGCTGCGCAGCGGTGAAGGCCCCGTGAACCTGACCAGCGTGGACCTGAAGAACGTCAAGGACAACGCCGGATTCAACCTGCCGCTGACCGGTGGCAAGGGCGTGACCCTGCTGCTCGTGCTCGGCGGGCTGATCATCGTCATCGGCGCGGGCTACGCCTACATGAGCAGCCGCAAGGACCGCGGCGAAAGCTAGGCGTCACCGGGGCGCGCGTCGGCAACGCTCCGGCCGATTGCGCCCCTGTCCGGTCCGGGGGGCCCAGGCACCCCGGACAACGCACCTACCCCCTACAAAGACACACTCGGTGAAGTGAGGAATTGCGGTGACCCAACAACTAGCCACCTCGCCGTCTCCCAATGCCGGGCCGCACGCGGATAAGAAGCGCCGGCGTGGGGCGAAGCGTGGGTCCAAGCGGGGCGCGAACCGTGTTGTCGCGATCCTCATCATGCTCGCCGGGGTGTGCCTGCTGCTCTACCCCGTCGCCGCCACCTGGATCCAGAACAAGATGCAGTCCAACGCGGCGCAGTCCTACACCCAGCAGATCCAGGACAACACCACGGCCGAGCAGCGGCGGGAATCGCTCGAGCGCGCCCACCAGTGGAACACCGACCACGCCCAGGGGCCCATCCTGGACCCCTGGCTGGCCCGCGTAGATAAGAGCAACACCGAGTACGCTCAGTACCTCAAGCAGTTGGACCTGCAAGACGTCATGGCCCGCGTGAAAATCCCGAGCATCAACTCGGATTTGCCGGTCTATCACGGAACCGACCAGGAGACCCTCAGCCGAGGCGTAGGCCACCTCTTCGGCAGCTCCCTACCCGTCGGCGGCGACGGCACCCACGCCGTGCTCACGGGACATACCGGCCTGGCCAACGCCACGCTGTGGGACAACCTCACCAAGGTGAAAAAGGGCGATGCCTTCTACATCAACGTCTCCGGGGAAACCCTGAAGTACCAGGTGGACGATATCCGGGTGGTCCTGCCCGAACAGACCGACAACCTGCGCCCCGTCCCCGGCCAGGACCTCATCACGCTCATCACCTGCACCCCCTATGGGGTCAATTCCCACCGCCTGCTCGTTACCGGCAAGCGGGTACCCATGGACCCGAAGGAGGCCGAGGACGTTCTCAATAGCGGATCCGTGCCCCTGCAATGGTGGCAGAAGCTAGCGATCGCCGCTGCGGCAGTGGTGCTGCTGGTGTTGCTGTGGTGGATGCTGCGGGCGCGTAAGAAGCGCTCCCAGGCTGCCCAGGCGGTCGGGAAGGGTGAGGACGCCACCACCCTGGAAACCGCCACCACCCCCCGCACCGGCGGCAAGCATCGCCCGGAAAATACCCGAGGTAAGGCGGGTCGATGACCATGCCCACGAGGCCCCCTCTCGCCCCTGCCCTCCTGCGTGCCATGGCGCTCGCGCTCGCGGCAGTGCTGGTCCTGGCCGTCGCGCCGGGCCTGCGGCCCGGTTCCCGGGCTGGCCTGCCCGGCGGCTGGAACCCGCTGGGGACCGCCGCCGCCCAAGGTGGGCAGGCGCCGGCATACCCCTCGACCATCGACGGGGCCCGGACCGGATCCCTCAGCATCCACAAATCCGCAGGGGACCCCCTCAAGCAATTCGGGGACCCCACCAACCCGATCGCTGAACGCGGGCTCCGGCCCATGCTGGGGATCGCTTTCACCATCCGCAAGGTGGACGACGTGGACCTGCGGACGAACTCCGGCTGGGAGAAGCTGGCCAAGACTCGTATCGCCGACTACTACGTCGGGGGTTCGCGGGCGGGCTCCTTGGGCGCGCCGCTGGTGGCGTCCACAAACGCAGAAGGAACCGCAACCTTCCCCAACCTGCCCGTCGGCGCCTACTACGTGGAAGAAGACCACGCCTCTGCGCAGAAAGCGGCCGCGAGCGTAGTCACCCCCTTCATCGTCACCATCCCCCAGACTGATCACCGCGACGGTGCGGCCCCGGACTCCTGGATTTACGACGTGGAAGTGTTCGCCAAGGACCAGCACCTGGATGTCAACAAGTCAGCCTCCCGGACCTGCGCGAACGCCAAAGACAGATTCGACTACGGCGTGAGCGCCGCCCTGTCGGCCCCGGACGCGGCGGACAGCATCAAGCGCATGGAACTGGCCGACCCCCTGCCCGACCAGGTGCGCCTCGTGGAGGGTAGCTCCAAGGTCTACCTGACTAGCGGCCGAGACAAGGGCGTGAAGCAGGAACTCGCCGAGGGGACGGACTACACCGTGCGCACCGCACCGGGGAACGTGGCCAGCGTGGTGCTCACCGCCAGCGGGCTGAAAAAGGCTGCCAAGGAGCGGCGTGGTCGACCCGATGCCGCCATCACCTGGACCTTCACCGTGGAGGTGCTCAGCGGTACTGACAAACAGCCAGGCGGGCAACAGACCGGGGTCGACTCCGCAGATAACCGCGCCTACCTTTTAGTTGACGGCTACCCGGAGTTCACCACCACCGAGACCCCAGGGGTGCCCAGCAACAAGGTGCGGGTAAAGATCGGGGGCTGCAGCCCCACCGCGCCCGTCACCCCCATCCCCATTCCGGTGCAGAACCCCGACCTCCCCGGAGGCGGGCCCGGAAGCCCCGTCGGCGAAAGCGGCGGCCCGGGCGGGGACGGTGGGATTAGCCCGGGCGGGGAGACCGCGGCGAACCCGGATCAGCCCGGGGCGAACGGAACCCAAACCGATGCCGGGCGCTTCGGCGGGTTGGCCATGACGGGTGCCAACATCCTCATCCTGGTGCTGGTCGGTGCGGGGCTGATCGGGGTTGGGGTGCTGCTGACTAGGCGGAACAAACGAAACCAGGAGGAGTAGCATTTGCCCGCCGGCGCGGTTAGGGGAGGCGCGGGCAGGAGGAGGCGCCGCAGGCAGGGGGAGGCGGCGGGGTTAACCCAAGGACCGCCCGCGGCTCCACGCGCTGGCGCTCGGGGTGGTGAGCGTGAGCAGGATGACCACGGCGGCCAGGAGGTTGATGTAGCTCACGGCCGGCCATCCGCTCTCCGATAAGCCCGTCCACTGGACGACCTCATCGGTCCCGACGATTAGGGCGGTGACGAACATCAGCCACACCCGGGGCTTGGACCGGCCCCGGTAGGTCAGCACCGCCAGCAGGACGATGCAGAGGTAGGCCGCGACCAACGTGGCGATGAACACCGTGGACTCCCGGGAGGACCCGGGGGACAGGGCCGGGTCCACGGCGGCCTCCAGTAGCGCAATGTTGGTCAGCAACTCCACCCACGCATACAGCGACATCGCCGCAGCGCAGATACAGGCAACGGTAATGGCGACGGGGCGCTGGCGGCCGAGGAGTCGGTCCAGTTGAGTTCTGGCGTCGGGGAGGTCCGTCGGCGAATCCGGATCCGGTGCAGCTACGCCCCCTTCATCGGTGGGAATGGGGTAACCCAGTCCGGCCCGAATGACCGGGAGGGGCAACTGCTCGGCCGCCTGCGCGGCTGATTCCGGGGTGCGGGGTGCTGCCCCGGCGGGGGTAATCGCGGTGAGATCGAGAACGGGCAGATCGCCATCGGTTCGGATGACGTCGCCCCCGCCGTTGCGGTGGTGGTAGCCGGTGGAGAAGTCCTTGAGCATCCCCAGCCGGACCTCCGGGTTGGCGCCCTGCAGCGAGCTGACGATGTAATCCCGCTCAATATCGATGTTTGCATCGATCTTGTGGGTGACCTGAAGGGTGAACAGGGAGAGTCCCACGGACTTGTCGTAGGTCCCTGCGCCGAGCCACTGCACCCGCCGACCGCCGGGGAGAAGCCACCCGTCGGGGCAACGCCAAAAGCGAACGTGGTGGCGTTGGGAGGCGTTGCCGCTGACCTCCTGTTGGTAGGCCAGGCACTGCCGCCGGCCGAAGAGCATCAGCGGGCTTACAGGCGCGTGGCTGTAGGAGCGCTTGAACACGGAAGAGACGATGATCGCCCAGGATGAGCGCACAGTGACGTCGTCGGCGAGGATCCATCCCGCCTTGGTCATCGCCGCGTGGATCTGCCGCGACGTCCCATTCAATGCGAGGTTCACTGGGTCCCCGAGCAGGTCGTCGGAGGTGCGCGTTCGGCCGATGAAATACGGGGGCACGTAGATCTGGGTGAGCAAGGTGTGGATGCGGGGGCAGGGGGAGGTAGGCGACGACCGCCCAGAAGGCTGCGATGACGAGGACGTGGACCCCGCTGTAGCGCCAGGCGTCCGAGGCGAAGCGGACCGCGAGCCAGGCAATGGCCACTGTGGTGAACAGGAAGAAGCTCACGTCCGTGATGATCCCGGGGCGGCGCCGGGCCTCGTCGTCGCGGAGCTTCGTCGGGGCGCTGAATCTTCCAGGGGGTGCCGTGTCCAGCGGTTCGTCCATGGTGCGCGGGGGCCTGCGTTCCATTCGCTTAGGTTAGCGCCTACCCAGGTGAGCCACGGAAAGACAATAAAACCAAACGAAAAGGTTAACAAAAGGTAAACTAGGGGCGTCCATAAGAGGTCCATAAGAGAATGACGAGAAAGAAGGTGCACCGATGACCGGGAAGGACACCGACCACACCACGACCGCGGACAACACCGCCGCCCGCCACGCGCTGGTCTTCGGCAACATCCGCCGCGACCTGCATCGACGCTACGGGGCGCAGCTCGATGAGGGCAGCATTGACGATATCCTCGATAAGACCATCGCCGAACAAACCGCCACCGCCCGAATCACCACCTTCCTGCCGGTCATTGTTGAACGCGAGGCCGCCAACAACATCGAACGCCACATCGAGCAAGCCGGAATCCACGTCGATCCCCGCCAGGAGATCCTCTACGTCTGCGAGCACAACGCCGGCCGCTCCCAACTGGCCGCGAGCATCACCCACCACCTCGCCCACGATGACGTGGTCGTGCGCTCCGTCGGGCTGAAAACCGAAGAACAGATCTACCCGCAGGTCATCGAGGTGCTCGACGAAGCTGGGCTGCCCACCGACGTGCTGTACCAAAAGCAGCTCGTGCCCCGCACCGTGCACCGGGCCAACGTGGTGGTGTTACTCGGCGTTCAGGACGTACCGGGGGTGCCTGCGGACCGCTACGTGCGCTGGGATATCCCGGACCCCAAGGGCAAGACCGCCGAGCAGGTCCGGGCTATCCGGGACGATCTGGAAAGCAAGATCCGCGCTCTTCTGCAAGGGATGGGGGCGACGGCCCGCGCGTAGGCCACCACATCTCCCCGCCGCCCAGCCCGCCCGGCGCGCCTGACCCCCGCCGCCCCCCATCGTGGATAATGATGGACGCACAACTGTCCACGAGCGTGTCTACACGGAGGTCGGCGCACCCAACCATGTCCGCAACCAGCAGCTTAGATAACCAGTTTGACCCCACCCGTCTAACCCGCATCATCCTGCCGAAGAGCGGCGAACCCCGAGATGTGCGCTCCCTCTACATCGTGGAAAACGAGCAAGCTACCCCCGGCCGCGTCACCGCGCTCTCGCGTACCGAGGCAAAGATCCCGGCGGGCACGGAGATTAGTTTCGAAACCTACTTCAACGCCTTCCCCGCCTCCTACTGGCGCCGCTGGAGCCAGCTCAGCGAGGTGCAGCTGCGCGTGGACCTCACCGGGGATGCCCGCATCGACATCTACCGTTCGAAAATCGATGGTTCCCGTATCGCCGTGACCGGGGGCAACGTGGACGTGGACAGCAGCGGCCGGGGGCTTGCGGAATTCACCGTCTCCCTGGCCCCCTTCGAGGACGGCGGCTGGATCTGGTTCGACATCACCTGCGAATCCGAGACCACCATTCACTCCGCCGGTTGGTACGCAACCCGACCCGCGCAAGGCCAGGTCCTGTGTTCCGAAGTGCAGATTTGGGACGCCACCACCAACGCGTACGCCACACTGTCCGCCGGGGAGCAGCTTCCTCCGGCCGAACCGCGCATCACCGTGGGCATCCCGACTTTTAACCGCCCGGCCGATGCCGTCGCCGCCCTGGAAGCCCTGTCTAGCGACCCGGAAGTAGACCGCGTGATCGATGCCGTGATCATGCCGGACCAGGGCACCAAGCACCCCGCCGACGAGCCCGGTTTCCCCGCCGTCGCCGAACACTACGGGCAGCGGCTGCGCATCGTGCCGCAGGGCAACCTCGGCGGATCCGGCGGGTACTCCCGCATCATGTACGAGGCCCGGGACCCGCAGCGCGGCACCGACAGCCCCTACATCCTCTACATGGATGATGACATCGCCATCGAGCCGGACTCCGTCCTGCGCGCCCTCGCCGCCAGCCGGTACGCCCGCAACCCCATGCTCGTCGGCGGGCAGATGCTCAACCTGCAGGAGCGCAGCCACCTGCACACCATGGGGGAGGTCATCGACCGCAGCCGCTTCATGTGGACCGCGGCTCCTCACACCCACTACGACCACGACTTCTACCGCCACCCCCTGCGGGATCGCGGCACCTACGGGCGCAACGCCTCTGGGGAGCACATCGACTCGAAGGACCTGCACCGCCGAATCGACGTGGACTACAACGGCTGGTGGATGTGCATGATCCCGCGCGTTGTCGCGGACACCATCGGCCAACCCCTACCGCTGTTCATCAAGTGGGACGACGGCGAGTTCGGGCTGCGGGCGCGAGACCACGGGTTCCCCACTGCCTCCTGGCCCGGCATTGCGATCTGGCACATGGCATGGTCCGACAAGGACGATGCCATCGACTGGCAGGCCTACTTCCACCTGCGCAACCGCCTGATCGTCGCCGCGCTGCAGCACGAGGGCTCCCCGAACAGCATCGTCGCATCCATGGCGAAGGCCACCACGAAGCACCTGCTGTGCCTGGAGTACTCCACGGTCGCCATCCAGAACCAGGCGATGAAGGACTTCCTGGCCGGGCCGGATCACCTTTTCGACATCCTGGAGACGGCCCTGCCCCGCATCAACAAGATGCGCAAGAACTACTCCGACGCGGTGGTCGTGCCCTCCGCGGCGGACCTGCCCCCGGCCAGCGGGGGACCCGCCAACCTCACCCGCATCCCCCTGAGCGCTGGGGCCAAAGTGAAAACTCTCGCCCGCGCACTCTACAACAACGCCAAGCCGGCGGACGCCCGCCATCACCACGCCCCCCAGGTGAACCTGCCCCCCATCGAGGCCCGCTGGTTCAGCCTGTCCCGCGTGGATGGAGCCACCGTGACCACGGCGGATGGGCGCGGCGTGGTTTACCGCAAGCGGGATCGCGGGCAAATGCTCGCGCTGGCCAAGGAGTCCGCCCAGTTGCAGCGGGAAGTGGCCCGCCGCTTCGATGAACTGCGCACCACCTACCGGGCGGCCCACCCCTACCTGACCAGCCGGGAGGCCTGGGCCCAGGTCTTCGAGCCCGGATCGGATTTGGCCCGG comes from Corynebacterium heidelbergense and encodes:
- a CDS encoding SpaH/EbpB family LPXTG-anchored major pilin, translating into MKSLKRTLAIAAAAGMLSTAGMTGIATAQSATPAAPPSTISANQQASLHIHKFQNDTPGPAGNGTPIGDTSGLGKPLAGAVFKVEQVNGVDLTKNEGWVQAADIAKGTTQPSGFGTAKNVTTNAQGQADVAGLPIGLYRVTETSAPAGNQITTEPFYVTLPMTNPQDRSSWMYDVHVYPKNQKQTDVISKKVIDESAVIEGRNIQYDVTGKLPSSQKLARAELVDVYPADRLGTPQVTKVTYGDGTQANPSDYTLDTSTPGQAKVKFTQSGLAKLDTLQGDNRKATATFSFPVTKSQGTGPLNPIENRALVIAKGEGDNTPDPDPDNPDDPSVIPPGKGPESYFGNVKVSKTDENNTLLNGVGFDLYRCADKDNLGEKLAENLTTQNGSLTINGLHVNDFVNGAAGQTDPSGYCLVEVKAAEGHSLLAEPAYFQVLRSGEGPVNLTSVDLKNVKDNAGFNLPLTGGKGVTLLLVLGGLIIVIGAGYAYMSSRKDRGES
- a CDS encoding class C sortase, which codes for MTQQLATSPSPNAGPHADKKRRRGAKRGSKRGANRVVAILIMLAGVCLLLYPVAATWIQNKMQSNAAQSYTQQIQDNTTAEQRRESLERAHQWNTDHAQGPILDPWLARVDKSNTEYAQYLKQLDLQDVMARVKIPSINSDLPVYHGTDQETLSRGVGHLFGSSLPVGGDGTHAVLTGHTGLANATLWDNLTKVKKGDAFYINVSGETLKYQVDDIRVVLPEQTDNLRPVPGQDLITLITCTPYGVNSHRLLVTGKRVPMDPKEAEDVLNSGSVPLQWWQKLAIAAAAVVLLVLLWWMLRARKKRSQAAQAVGKGEDATTLETATTPRTGGKHRPENTRGKAGR
- a CDS encoding SpaH/EbpB family LPXTG-anchored major pilin, which codes for MPTRPPLAPALLRAMALALAAVLVLAVAPGLRPGSRAGLPGGWNPLGTAAAQGGQAPAYPSTIDGARTGSLSIHKSAGDPLKQFGDPTNPIAERGLRPMLGIAFTIRKVDDVDLRTNSGWEKLAKTRIADYYVGGSRAGSLGAPLVASTNAEGTATFPNLPVGAYYVEEDHASAQKAAASVVTPFIVTIPQTDHRDGAAPDSWIYDVEVFAKDQHLDVNKSASRTCANAKDRFDYGVSAALSAPDAADSIKRMELADPLPDQVRLVEGSSKVYLTSGRDKGVKQELAEGTDYTVRTAPGNVASVVLTASGLKKAAKERRGRPDAAITWTFTVEVLSGTDKQPGGQQTGVDSADNRAYLLVDGYPEFTTTETPGVPSNKVRVKIGGCSPTAPVTPIPIPVQNPDLPGGGPGSPVGESGGPGGDGGISPGGETAANPDQPGANGTQTDAGRFGGLAMTGANILILVLVGAGLIGVGVLLTRRNKRNQEE
- a CDS encoding LssY C-terminal domain-containing protein, which codes for MLTQIYVPPYFIGRTRTSDDLLGDPVNLALNGTSRQIHAAMTKAGWILADDVTVRSSWAIIVSSVFKRSYSHAPVSPLMLFGRRQCLAYQQEVSGNASQRHHVRFWRCPDGWLLPGGRRVQWLGAGTYDKSVGLSLFTLQVTHKIDANIDIERDYIVSSLQGANPEVRLGMLKDFSTGYHHRNGGGDVIRTDGDLPVLDLTAITPAGAAPRTPESAAQAAEQLPLPVIRAGLGYPIPTDEGGVAAPDPDSPTDLPDARTQLDRLLGRQRPVAITVACICAAAMSLYAWVELLTNIALLEAAVDPALSPGSSRESTVFIATLVAAYLCIVLLAVLTYRGRSKPRVWLMFVTALIVGTDEVVQWTGLSESGWPAVSYINLLAAVVILLTLTTPSASAWSRGRSLG
- a CDS encoding low molecular weight phosphatase family protein; translation: MTGKDTDHTTTADNTAARHALVFGNIRRDLHRRYGAQLDEGSIDDILDKTIAEQTATARITTFLPVIVEREAANNIERHIEQAGIHVDPRQEILYVCEHNAGRSQLAASITHHLAHDDVVVRSVGLKTEEQIYPQVIEVLDEAGLPTDVLYQKQLVPRTVHRANVVVLLGVQDVPGVPADRYVRWDIPDPKGKTAEQVRAIRDDLESKIRALLQGMGATARA
- a CDS encoding glycosyltransferase, which encodes MSATSSLDNQFDPTRLTRIILPKSGEPRDVRSLYIVENEQATPGRVTALSRTEAKIPAGTEISFETYFNAFPASYWRRWSQLSEVQLRVDLTGDARIDIYRSKIDGSRIAVTGGNVDVDSSGRGLAEFTVSLAPFEDGGWIWFDITCESETTIHSAGWYATRPAQGQVLCSEVQIWDATTNAYATLSAGEQLPPAEPRITVGIPTFNRPADAVAALEALSSDPEVDRVIDAVIMPDQGTKHPADEPGFPAVAEHYGQRLRIVPQGNLGGSGGYSRIMYEARDPQRGTDSPYILYMDDDIAIEPDSVLRALAASRYARNPMLVGGQMLNLQERSHLHTMGEVIDRSRFMWTAAPHTHYDHDFYRHPLRDRGTYGRNASGEHIDSKDLHRRIDVDYNGWWMCMIPRVVADTIGQPLPLFIKWDDGEFGLRARDHGFPTASWPGIAIWHMAWSDKDDAIDWQAYFHLRNRLIVAALQHEGSPNSIVASMAKATTKHLLCLEYSTVAIQNQAMKDFLAGPDHLFDILETALPRINKMRKNYSDAVVVPSAADLPPASGGPANLTRIPLSAGAKVKTLARALYNNAKPADARHHHAPQVNLPPIEARWFSLSRVDGATVTTADGRGVVYRKRDRGQMLALAKESAQLQREVARRFDELRTTYRAAHPYLTSREAWAQVFEPGSDLARSGAQVPGAPAQREPVRGETARGETARGESAQ